Genomic window (Campylobacter sp. RM16704):
AAACCAATATTTTTTTCATTCTCTATAAAACTCAAACATTCTAACTAAATTTAACTCAAGATTTTACCAATTTTTTAATTTATTTGACATAAATATACTCGATTATTTTTGATAATTTATAAAATTCAGCAAATAACTACGAATACTTTAAAATTGGTATAGTGTTTTATCTTTATATTTTATAGTTCAAATTACAATAGTTTTATAGCCTTAATAATATAATCTACAAAAAATATCTTCTCAAAATATATAAAATATCAATAATTAAAAAATTAGGATAAATTTTATCTTTAATTACCGATATAAATAATGTATTTTATTAATTAAGGATTAAGAATGAAAACAATATTTTTCGTATTGATTGTAGGATTATATAATATTTTGATGGCACAAAACGAATATAATGTTTCAAATGAAGAAACATATAGAAAATTTACTAATGGAAAAGAAGTAATCAGTTGGTGGAGTGAATTATATGATGGTTTAAAATTATCAAAAGAAGAAAAAGATATTATTTATCAATATACTTATGGTCATTTTGTTGTAATCAATGATAAATTAAGAAATGCCATATCCTTATCTTCACTAGATACACAACAAAAGAATATGGTATCAAAACTCGATAAAGCATTGTCTAAGACTATAATCTTTGAAAATATTCAAGTATACAGATATGAAACTTTAGGATTTTTAACAAAATTGATAGACAAAAATTTATTAAAAGACATATATGAAAATGGTAAATTTACAGATAAAGCATCACATATTCTAGAAACTATTGATTACAAAAAATACAAAGATTATGGCTTTATGTCAACAACTGCTATTCAAAATAGTGTATTTCAAAGTAGACCTATAGAATTAATTATAAAAGTTCCAAAATACTCTAGCACAATGTTTGTTTCACTTAAAGATTTAGCAGCTTTTCCAACTCAATATGAATTTTTATTTCCTAGAAATCAAGTCATAACTATTGAAAAATATGAATTTTCCAGTAATAAAAAAAGATTAACTATCTATGCTAAAATGACTCCACCTTGTTACATCAATCAAAAATGTGAAGAAGAAAAAGTAGATAATTTAAAACAACCTAAAAATTAAAGCACACTAATTAAAAGTGTGCTTATAATAATGCTTTTATTTTTTCCAACCATACTTTGCAAAAATTTCTTTTGCTTCATCACTGCTTAAATAATTTATAAAATCTTGCACTTCTTTACTTGAATTTTCTTTAGCAACTACATTTAAAGTTCTATAAACTACCAAATCTTTTTCTATTGCCACTGCTGTGCCTATGTCAGGATTGCTTTTTGACCAATCAATCCAAGTAATCCAAGCATCAGCTTTGTTTTCAGCAAAAAGCTTTCTAGCACTTCCACTATTTGGGGTAAAAGCAACGATATTTGATCTGAATTTAGCTATAGTTTGAATATCTTGAGTTCTTCCTATCATATCCTCCCAAACTCCAGTTCCAGAAGTATTGCTTTTTCCAGCACCTTCAGGTACAACAATCTTTACTTTTTTATTGGCTAAATCTTTTAAACCTTTGATTTTCAAAGGATTACCTTTTTGGGTTAATATAATAGCTTCTCTAAAATATAAAGGTTTAATTTTAGAAATATTAAAATCATCACCAAAATCACTTGCAATAGCTAAAGCTGACTGATCAGAAGCTCCAAATAAAATATCAGCATCTTTTTTAGCTTTTTCAAACCAAGTAGCTTGTGGGCCAAAATTTACATTAACTTTTATACTCGTTTTTTCATTAAATTTAACCGCAACATCTTTCAAAGCAGTGTGAGGACCACCTGGACCATATAAATTAATCTCTGCATTTACTAAACTAACTAAAAGAGCACAAGCTCCAAACAAACTAAGAATTTTTTTCATCAATATCCTTTATATCAAAAATAAAAAAAGGGAGCGGGTATTATAGGCATTTCATATTAATAAAAATAAATACCTATAATTATAGATATTTATTGTATAGGAGTTGCTTCTACTATAGCTGGAGTAAAAAACATTAACTCGAATAACTCTAAAAATAATCCAGGATCTAAAGTGCATTTTCGTATACCAAAGCGGTTTTCTATAGGGACATTTGGATTAAAAAATGTAATCATACACTCTTCTCCACCTTCAACCAAAGATCTAATTTGAACAGCAGAAGATGTTGTAGGCATTATAGAAAAAACCGTTTCTAGTTTACCATCTTTTAAATCCTCCTTACAAGACTTTCCGCCAAAAAAACCACTTTCTAAAATAGCCAAACAAAGATCATCATCACTTGGATTAACAAATTGAACATAACCAAAAGGTAATTCTTCTGCTAAATTA
Coding sequences:
- a CDS encoding ADP-ribosyltransferase exoenzyme, whose product is MKTIFFVLIVGLYNILMAQNEYNVSNEETYRKFTNGKEVISWWSELYDGLKLSKEEKDIIYQYTYGHFVVINDKLRNAISLSSLDTQQKNMVSKLDKALSKTIIFENIQVYRYETLGFLTKLIDKNLLKDIYENGKFTDKASHILETIDYKKYKDYGFMSTTAIQNSVFQSRPIELIIKVPKYSSTMFVSLKDLAAFPTQYEFLFPRNQVITIEKYEFSSNKKRLTIYAKMTPPCYINQKCEEEKVDNLKQPKN
- the peb3 gene encoding AcfC family glycoprotein adhesin PEB3, with amino-acid sequence MKKILSLFGACALLVSLVNAEINLYGPGGPHTALKDVAVKFNEKTSIKVNVNFGPQATWFEKAKKDADILFGASDQSALAIASDFGDDFNISKIKPLYFREAIILTQKGNPLKIKGLKDLANKKVKIVVPEGAGKSNTSGTGVWEDMIGRTQDIQTIAKFRSNIVAFTPNSGSARKLFAENKADAWITWIDWSKSNPDIGTAVAIEKDLVVYRTLNVVAKENSSKEVQDFINYLSSDEAKEIFAKYGWKK
- a CDS encoding cytolethal distending toxin, subunit CdtC; this encodes MKKIFIIIFMFFNFLFAVNPSQGDLSDFTPMFAIRSLETGISLSPFRETSDRLEDQNWILREIILSDELKKKDNLAEELPFGYVQFVNPSDDDLCLAILESGFFGGKSCKEDLKDGKLETVFSIMPTTSSAVQIRSLVEGGEECMITFFNPNVPIENRFGIRKCTLDPGLFLELFELMFFTPAIVEATPIQ